Proteins from one Arsenophonus apicola genomic window:
- the truB gene encoding tRNA pseudouridine(55) synthase TruB has protein sequence MRRRRGREVHGVLLLDKPAELSSNDALQKVRRLFNAKKAGHTGALDPLATGMLPICLGEATKFSQFLLDSDKRYRVVARLGQRTDTSDAHGKIICQRPIEITQRQLDKALDKFRGNLIQVPSMYSALKYQGKPLYEYARQGITIERQGRPITVYDLQFERWQENELELTIHCSKGTYIRTIIDDLGELLGCGAHVIYLRRLQVATYPSERMVTLEQLYTLKQQVELGTTSLEEQLDPLLLPIDTAVSHFPVVNISSLVATYFKQGQAVVANHQLPEGNKVRVTEGNIHKFIGIAEIDEQNRIAPRRLVVESVC, from the coding sequence ATGAGGCGTCGTCGAGGTCGCGAAGTTCACGGGGTATTGTTATTAGATAAACCGGCAGAACTTTCATCTAATGATGCTTTGCAAAAAGTACGTCGGTTATTTAATGCTAAAAAAGCAGGTCATACCGGAGCACTTGATCCTTTAGCAACCGGCATGTTACCGATTTGTCTGGGTGAGGCAACAAAATTTTCACAATTTTTACTTGATTCGGATAAACGCTATCGTGTTGTTGCTCGTTTAGGGCAGCGTACTGATACTTCAGATGCGCATGGCAAAATAATTTGTCAACGTCCGATCGAAATAACCCAGCGGCAACTTGATAAGGCATTAGATAAATTTCGTGGTAATTTAATCCAAGTACCGTCTATGTATTCTGCGCTTAAATATCAGGGTAAACCGCTTTACGAATATGCCCGTCAAGGTATTACTATTGAACGTCAAGGCCGCCCGATTACTGTTTATGATTTACAATTTGAGCGCTGGCAAGAGAATGAACTGGAATTAACCATTCATTGTTCAAAAGGGACTTATATACGGACTATTATTGATGATTTAGGTGAATTGTTGGGTTGTGGTGCTCATGTGATTTATCTAAGGCGCTTACAGGTAGCTACTTATCCTAGTGAACGTATGGTAACGTTAGAGCAATTATATACGCTTAAGCAGCAAGTGGAATTAGGAACAACTTCTCTGGAGGAACAATTAGATCCTTTATTACTACCTATCGATACAGCGGTTAGTCATTTTCCGGTAGTCAATATTTCATCGCTTGTTGCAACCTATTTTAAACAAGGGCAAGCGGTTGTTGCTAATCATCAGCTTCCCGAAGGTAATAAAGTTCGAGTAACAGAAGGTAATATCCATAAATTTATTGGTATTGCTGAGATCGATGAACAAAATAGGATCGCGCCTCGTCGTTTAGTCGTGGAAAGTGTCTGCTAG